A region from the Thalassophryne amazonica chromosome 2, fThaAma1.1, whole genome shotgun sequence genome encodes:
- the psmb1 gene encoding proteasome subunit beta type-1 — protein sequence MMPFLQMVGDTEKMKDYHYTGPAEHRFSPYTYNGGTVLAVAGEDFVIVASDTRLSDGYSILSRDTTKCYKLSDKTVIGCCGFHGDCLTLTKIIDARIKMYKHAHNKTMTSEAIAAMLSTILYSRRFFPYYVYNIIGGLDKDGKGAVYSFDPVGSYQRDSYKAAGSASAMLQPLLDNQIGFKNMEGVEEVPLTQDKAIQLVKDVYISAAERDVYTGDALKICIITKEGIEEQTVPLRKD from the exons ATGATGCCTTTTCTGCAAATGGTTGGAGACACGGAAAAAATGAAAGATTATCATTACACTGGGCCAGCAGAGCATCGATTCTCACCATACACCTACAATGGAGG GACTGTACTAGCTGTTGCAGGGGAAGACTTTGTCATTGTAGCTTCAGACACCCGGCTGAGTGACGGCTACTCGATCCTTAGCAGAGACACCACCAAATGCTACAAGCT GTCAGACAAAACTGTCATTGGCTGCTGTGGTTTCCATGGTGACTGCCTGACTCTGACCAAAATCATTGATGCAAGAATAAAG ATGTACAAACACGCCCACAATAAGACGATGACCAGTGAAGCCATTGCGGCTATGTTGTCCACTATCCTGTACAGCAGAAGGTTTTTCCCATACTATGTCTACAACATAATTGGAGGACTGGACAAAGATG GCAAGGGAGCCGTATATAGCTTTGACCCAGTGGGTTCGTACCAGAGAGACAGCTACAAGGCTGCAGGATCAGCCAGTGCAATGCTACAACCACTACTCGACAACCAG ATTGGTTTTAAGAACATGGAGGGTGTAGAAGAAGTTCCTCTGACTCAGGACAAGGCGATTCAGCTGGTTAAAGATGTCTACATCTCAGCTGCCGAAAGGGATGTCTACACTGGGGATGCCCTTAAGATCTGCATCATCACAAAAGAGGGGATTGAAGAGCAGACAGTGCCGCTGAGGAAAGACTGA